The Zingiber officinale cultivar Zhangliang chromosome 10A, Zo_v1.1, whole genome shotgun sequence genome contains a region encoding:
- the LOC122028076 gene encoding plant cysteine oxidase 3-like has translation MAAMVATERSKVQRLYDACAIIFSSSPTKALPTLWQLRWLQTILDAMEPIDVGIDGSGEESSHGLILGQAVREITYVHIHECQDFSIGVFCFPAGASLPLHDHPNMVVLTKVLYGSISVQSYDWVDSSSSSNSPRRSGLARTVDDGCTLQSSSKVSVLFPKGGGNIHSITALSPCAILDVLAPPYSEQQGRSSSYYVSTPVPSLPGFSILEETGVPDDLHVVGATYLGPELSFDLIDTERAKVSTP, from the exons ATGGCGGCAATGGTGGCCACCGAGAGGAGCAAAGTGCAGAGGCTTTATGATGCCTGTGCCatcatcttctcctcttctccgaCGAAAGCTCTTCCAACTCTGTGGCAACTCAGATGGCTCCAAACCATTCTTG ATGCGATGGAGCCGATCGACGTCGGTATCGATGGATCAGGAGAGGAGAGCAGCCATGGACTCATCTTAGGGCAAGCAGTTAGAGAGATCACATACGTACACATTCATGAATGCCAAGACTTCTCT ataggAGTGTTTTGCTTCCCGGCCGGTGCAAGTCTACCTCTGCATGATCATCCAAACATGGTCGTCCTCACCAAAGTCCTGTATGGATCCATTTCAGTGCAGTCCTACGACTGGGTCGACTCATCATCGAGCTCCAATAGCcctagaagaa gtGGATTAGCAAGGACTGTGGATGATGGTTGCACCCTGCAATCCTCGTCAAAGGTGTCAGTTTTGTTTCCAAAGGGTGGAGGCAACATTCACTCGATCACTGCCTTGTCTCCCTGTGCGATCTTGGACGTcttggctccaccatattcagaGCAGCAAGGAAGGTCATCGAGCTACTATGTTAGCACCCCAGTACCTTCTCTTCCCG GTTTTTCGATACTCGAGGAGACCGGAGTGCCGGACGATCTCCATGTCGTCGGAGCGACGTACCTTGGTCCCGAGCTCAGCTTCGACCTAATTGATACAGAGAGGGCAAAAGTTTCAACTCCATGA